Proteins co-encoded in one Nicotiana sylvestris chromosome 7, ASM39365v2, whole genome shotgun sequence genomic window:
- the LOC138874132 gene encoding uncharacterized protein has protein sequence MCGHTRIDKIRNEDIRRKVGVAPVDDKMREARLKWFGHMQRRSIDAPVRRCERLDVVGTRRGRGRPKKYWGEVIRQDMVRLQISEDMTLDRKAWRTSIRVVR, from the coding sequence ATGTGTGGGCACACTAGGATAGACAAGAtcaggaatgaagatattcggaggAAGGTGGGTGTCGCTcctgtggatgacaagatgcgggaagcgaggctcaaaTGGTTCGGGCACATGCAGAGGAGAAGCATCGATGcgccggtgaggaggtgtgagcggttggatGTGgtgggcacgagaagaggtagagggagacctaagaagtattggggagaggtgatcaggcaggacatggttcgtctgcagatttccgaggacatgacccttgataggaaggcctGGAGGACTAGCATTAGAGTTGTAAGATAG